The sequence CTAACGCTTCCTCACGGCTATAAACTGTTGTGTCACCAAAACCTTCCACATAGTTCATCGTTACAGGCACTTCCACTTTTAAAACATCGACCTGATAAGCAGCTTTCGAGAACTCTTTCATCGCTTCAATAACTTTATGCGGTTTTACTTTGGCATATTTTTCGCCTGTGACATCCTCATCGGTTGCATCATATGTGACGATTTCTAAAAAGAACGGAATATCCTCTGCTTTACATTCCGATCCTACTCGCTCTATAAACACATGTTTTTGTTCATTGATACGCACATCTTCATCAACATCATAGTAAAGTAAAAATTTAACGCCATCCGCCCCTTCTTCTTTCATCCGTTTAACAGACCACTCAGGCAACAAATCAGGTAATCGCCCTACTGAATTAGCATCATAGCCTGTCTTTTCGTAAGCAATTAGTAAACCTGCATTACTTGCTCGTGCTTGAGCTGCTGGCAAACCATATTCTGGATCGAGTAAGATAGAACTCGCATAGGGGGTTAATTCTTCCGATACGCAGACTTTGAATTGCTCAATGGCTGTATCAGATACTGCGCTACCCTTTCCGAGCATTTTCTTTAATGAGCCACGCTGATCAATGGCTAATGCACCGATAATCCCTTTTTCATTGCTTAACCGTTTCAATGCTTGCTGTTTGTTTGTTGTCATCTTATAT comes from Brochothrix thermosphacta DSM 20171 = FSL F6-1036 and encodes:
- the lacD gene encoding tagatose-bisphosphate aldolase; protein product: MTTNKQQALKRLSNEKGIIGALAIDQRGSLKKMLGKGSAVSDTAIEQFKVCVSEELTPYASSILLDPEYGLPAAQARASNAGLLIAYEKTGYDANSVGRLPDLLPEWSVKRMKEEGADGVKFLLYYDVDEDVRINEQKHVFIERVGSECKAEDIPFFLEIVTYDATDEDVTGEKYAKVKPHKVIEAMKEFSKAAYQVDVLKVEVPVTMNYVEGFGDTTVYSREEALAHFKAQSDATTLPFIFLSAGVSAQLFQDTLRFAAEAGSTFNGVLCGRATWKDSTVVYANEGEAIARDWLKSQGKANMAALNNVLNETATPLFN